A DNA window from Solanum lycopersicum chromosome 3, SLM_r2.1 contains the following coding sequences:
- the LOC104646574 gene encoding sister chromatid cohesion protein PDS5 homolog E-like isoform X1 has product MDLTPVSEEKCIKGLRKVGNELLQQPPSSKEEILKKLDNLEHLLTMVKQVPPASVRDAIQPAMEALVTDGVLRHPDIDVKVSVASSMSEIIRITAPDQPYNDARLEDFFKLAVLAFGKLSCLEGRCYSKAVSIIEVLAKYQTCVLMLDLQLDALIVQMFQYFLTSIRPDHPDEVFMNIKEIMTMIIKESEDIPMQLLNTLVSILISSVKKENQNVSPRSYVLGEKVLQESAVKLYPYLQKAVTDLGISFNNYSEVVELIWREAIKTKATVESALQELSPHTAHKNDDVVLETVSSLKEPEAAKEAVDPEAAQTSKKRGWKPILLNKAEGGYADAWTSTERRSNIRAEGKAADDLAPLTTTKQDNLTPKGGRRNKGVKVDVHGYKVEVSSAPILTAIFAKYGDIAVNCHYKSLASRASLLDLVCDVVKRLKAGDVGSSSIKQMKSFVSTAVEVELDVAWLQQYLDEISKEENMEKRLHMDIDILLR; this is encoded by the exons ATGGATCTTACTCCTGTTTCTGAGGAGAAATGCATCAAAGGGCTGCGTAAAGTTGGAAATGAGCTACTTCAGCAACCCCCATCTTCTAAAGAGGAGATTCTGAAGAAACTTGAT AACTTGGAGCATCTTTTGACAATGGTGAAGCAAGTTCCCCCAGCATCGGTGCGAGATGCTATTCAGCCTGCAATGGAAGCACTGGTTACAGATGGAGTTCTACGGCATCCTGACATAGATGTGAAGGTATCAGTTGCATCTTCCATGAGTGAGATCATTAGAATTACAGCTCCAGATCAACCATATAATGATGCTAGACTTGAG GACTTTTTTAAGCTTGCAGTTTTGGCATTTGGAAAATTGTCTTGCTTGGAGGGTCGCTGTTATTCAAAGGCTGTCTCAATTATTGAAGTTCTTGCTAAGTACCAAACGTGCGTGCTGATGTTGGATCTCCAATTAGATGCATTGATTGTTCAGatgtttcaatattttttaactaGTATAAG GCCGGATCACCCTGATGAAGTATTCATGAACATCAAAGAAATAATGACCATGATAAtaaaagagagtgaagataTTCCAATGCAGCTTCTGAACACCCTTGTGAGCATCCTCATAAGTAGTGTAAAGAAGGAAAATCAG AATGTTTCACCTCGTTCCTATGTTCTGGGAGAGAAAGTTCTTCAAGAAAGTGCTGTCAAACTCTATCCATATCTTcaaaaggcagtgacggacctTGGCATTTCCTTTAACAACTATTCAGAAGTTGTTGAATTAATCTGGAGGGAGGCGATTAAAACTAAAGCTACG GTGGAAAGTGCTCTGCAAGAGCTTTCACCACATACTGCACATAAGAACGATGATGTTGTTCTAGAGACAGTTTCATCGTTAAAGGAACCAGAAGCAGCCAAAGAAGCAGTAGATCCAGAAGCTGCTCAAACTTCAAAGAAAAGAGGTTGGAAACCTATTCTTTTGAATAAAGCAGAAGGAGGATATGCCGATGCTTGGACAAGTACAGAAAGGAGATCAAATATAAGAGCTGAG GGGAAAGCAGCTGATGATCTGGCTCCTCTAACAAC GACCAAGCAGGATAATTTAACTCCAAAAGGAGGGCGCCGAAATAAAGGGGTCAAGGTGGATGTGCATGGCTATAAAGTAGAAGTTAGCAGTGCTCCCATATTGACTGCCATTTTTGCCAAGTATGGTGATATTGCAGTCAATTGTCACTACAAATCATTGGCTTCCAGAGCTTCCCTTCTTGATCTAGTTTGTGATGTCGTAAAGAGGCTGAAAGCTGGTGATGTTGGTTCTTCATCAATCAAACAGATGAAATCTTTTGTCTCTACTGCCGTGGAAGTCGAGCTTGATGTAGCTTGGCTGCAGCAGTATCTGGATGAGATTTCAAAAGAAGAGAACATGGAGAAAAGGTTGCATATGGATATCGATATCCTTCTTCGTTGA
- the LOC104646574 gene encoding sister chromatid cohesion protein PDS5 homolog E-like isoform X2, producing MDLTPVSEEKCIKGLRKVGNELLQQPPSSKEEILKKLDNLEHLLTMVKQVPPASVRDAIQPAMEALVTDGVLRHPDIDVKVSVASSMSEIIRITAPDQPYNDARLEDFFKLAVLAFGKLSCLEGRCYSKAVSIIEVLAKYQTPDHPDEVFMNIKEIMTMIIKESEDIPMQLLNTLVSILISSVKKENQNVSPRSYVLGEKVLQESAVKLYPYLQKAVTDLGISFNNYSEVVELIWREAIKTKATVESALQELSPHTAHKNDDVVLETVSSLKEPEAAKEAVDPEAAQTSKKRGWKPILLNKAEGGYADAWTSTERRSNIRAEGKAADDLAPLTTTKQDNLTPKGGRRNKGVKVDVHGYKVEVSSAPILTAIFAKYGDIAVNCHYKSLASRASLLDLVCDVVKRLKAGDVGSSSIKQMKSFVSTAVEVELDVAWLQQYLDEISKEENMEKRLHMDIDILLR from the exons ATGGATCTTACTCCTGTTTCTGAGGAGAAATGCATCAAAGGGCTGCGTAAAGTTGGAAATGAGCTACTTCAGCAACCCCCATCTTCTAAAGAGGAGATTCTGAAGAAACTTGAT AACTTGGAGCATCTTTTGACAATGGTGAAGCAAGTTCCCCCAGCATCGGTGCGAGATGCTATTCAGCCTGCAATGGAAGCACTGGTTACAGATGGAGTTCTACGGCATCCTGACATAGATGTGAAGGTATCAGTTGCATCTTCCATGAGTGAGATCATTAGAATTACAGCTCCAGATCAACCATATAATGATGCTAGACTTGAG GACTTTTTTAAGCTTGCAGTTTTGGCATTTGGAAAATTGTCTTGCTTGGAGGGTCGCTGTTATTCAAAGGCTGTCTCAATTATTGAAGTTCTTGCTAAGTACCAAAC GCCGGATCACCCTGATGAAGTATTCATGAACATCAAAGAAATAATGACCATGATAAtaaaagagagtgaagataTTCCAATGCAGCTTCTGAACACCCTTGTGAGCATCCTCATAAGTAGTGTAAAGAAGGAAAATCAG AATGTTTCACCTCGTTCCTATGTTCTGGGAGAGAAAGTTCTTCAAGAAAGTGCTGTCAAACTCTATCCATATCTTcaaaaggcagtgacggacctTGGCATTTCCTTTAACAACTATTCAGAAGTTGTTGAATTAATCTGGAGGGAGGCGATTAAAACTAAAGCTACG GTGGAAAGTGCTCTGCAAGAGCTTTCACCACATACTGCACATAAGAACGATGATGTTGTTCTAGAGACAGTTTCATCGTTAAAGGAACCAGAAGCAGCCAAAGAAGCAGTAGATCCAGAAGCTGCTCAAACTTCAAAGAAAAGAGGTTGGAAACCTATTCTTTTGAATAAAGCAGAAGGAGGATATGCCGATGCTTGGACAAGTACAGAAAGGAGATCAAATATAAGAGCTGAG GGGAAAGCAGCTGATGATCTGGCTCCTCTAACAAC GACCAAGCAGGATAATTTAACTCCAAAAGGAGGGCGCCGAAATAAAGGGGTCAAGGTGGATGTGCATGGCTATAAAGTAGAAGTTAGCAGTGCTCCCATATTGACTGCCATTTTTGCCAAGTATGGTGATATTGCAGTCAATTGTCACTACAAATCATTGGCTTCCAGAGCTTCCCTTCTTGATCTAGTTTGTGATGTCGTAAAGAGGCTGAAAGCTGGTGATGTTGGTTCTTCATCAATCAAACAGATGAAATCTTTTGTCTCTACTGCCGTGGAAGTCGAGCTTGATGTAGCTTGGCTGCAGCAGTATCTGGATGAGATTTCAAAAGAAGAGAACATGGAGAAAAGGTTGCATATGGATATCGATATCCTTCTTCGTTGA
- the LOC101245632 gene encoding protein transport protein Sec61 subunit beta, producing MARGSSSQSTSSSTTRPGTAAPRGSAAATAGMRRRRLGASSSAGGGGGNAVVGSGNASNMLRFYTDDSPGLKISPTVVLVMSLCFIGFVTTLHVLGKFYRYRSGSGSGA from the coding sequence ATGGCGCGAGGCTCTTCTTCCCAATCCACCTCCTCCTCCACCACTCGCCCAGGGACCGCCGCACCCCGTGGCTCTGCCGCCGCTACGGCTGGTATGCGCCGACGCAGGCTCGGTGCTTCTTCCTCTGcgggtggtggtggtggtaacGCTGTAGTAGGCTCCGGAAACGCTAGCAACATGCTCCGTTTCTATACCGATGATTCTCCAGGTCTGAAGATCAGCCCGACTGTCGTCCTTGTGATGAGCCTATGCTTCATCGGATTCGTTACTACTCTCCATGTCCTAGGCAAATTCTACCGGTACCGATCTGGCTCTGGCTCCGGAGCCTGA
- the LOC101245340 gene encoding uncharacterized protein isoform X2, producing the protein MWRLSESILGENEEQQDNLFGDQEALCSVSPLQRVYGFAACLLAGFICMFLSMIVFIKPIKFALLFTFGNMLAIGSTAFLIGPMQQLSMMMDPVRAYATSMYVGCVVLALICALWIHSKILTLLAIICEICALVWEVTK; encoded by the exons ATGTGGAGGCTAAGTGAATCCATTTTGGGGGAGAATGAAGAGCAGCAAGATAATCTGTTTGGTGACCAAGAAGCCCTCTGCTCTGTGTCCCCTTTACAG AGAGTTTATGGTTTCGCGGCTTGTCTGCTCGCCGGCTTTATTTGTATGTTCCTG TCAATGATCGTGTTCATCAAGCCCATCAAATTTGCCTTGTTATTTACTTTTGGCAACATGTTGGCCATTGGAAG CACAGCTTTTCTCATTGGACCTATGCAGCAACTTTCAATGATGATGGATCCAGTTCGTGCCTATGCCACATCCATGTATGTTGGATGCGTTGTTTTAGCTCTCATTTGTGCACTCTGG ATCCACAGTAAGATTCTGACTCTACTTGCAATCATATGCGAGATATGTGCCCTTGTCTG GGAAGTGACAAAATAA
- the LOC101245340 gene encoding uncharacterized protein isoform X3, with protein MWRLSESILGENEEQQDNLFGDQEALCSVSPLQRVYGFAACLLAGFICMFLSMIVFIKPIKFALLFTFGNMLAIGSTAFLIGPMQQLSMMMDPVRAYATSMYVGCVVLALICALWIHSKILTLLAIICEICALV; from the exons ATGTGGAGGCTAAGTGAATCCATTTTGGGGGAGAATGAAGAGCAGCAAGATAATCTGTTTGGTGACCAAGAAGCCCTCTGCTCTGTGTCCCCTTTACAG AGAGTTTATGGTTTCGCGGCTTGTCTGCTCGCCGGCTTTATTTGTATGTTCCTG TCAATGATCGTGTTCATCAAGCCCATCAAATTTGCCTTGTTATTTACTTTTGGCAACATGTTGGCCATTGGAAG CACAGCTTTTCTCATTGGACCTATGCAGCAACTTTCAATGATGATGGATCCAGTTCGTGCCTATGCCACATCCATGTATGTTGGATGCGTTGTTTTAGCTCTCATTTGTGCACTCTGG ATCCACAGTAAGATTCTGACTCTACTTGCAATCATATGCGAGATATGTGCCCTTGTCTG A
- the LOC101245340 gene encoding uncharacterized protein isoform X1: MWRLSESILGENEEQQDNLFGDQEALCSVSPLQRVYGFAACLLAGFICMFLSMIVFIKPIKFALLFTFGNMLAIGSTAFLIGPMQQLSMMMDPVRAYATSMYVGCVVLALICALWIHSKILTLLAIICEICALVWYSLSYIPFARRMVSNVTIRLFDTEI; encoded by the exons ATGTGGAGGCTAAGTGAATCCATTTTGGGGGAGAATGAAGAGCAGCAAGATAATCTGTTTGGTGACCAAGAAGCCCTCTGCTCTGTGTCCCCTTTACAG AGAGTTTATGGTTTCGCGGCTTGTCTGCTCGCCGGCTTTATTTGTATGTTCCTG TCAATGATCGTGTTCATCAAGCCCATCAAATTTGCCTTGTTATTTACTTTTGGCAACATGTTGGCCATTGGAAG CACAGCTTTTCTCATTGGACCTATGCAGCAACTTTCAATGATGATGGATCCAGTTCGTGCCTATGCCACATCCATGTATGTTGGATGCGTTGTTTTAGCTCTCATTTGTGCACTCTGG ATCCACAGTAAGATTCTGACTCTACTTGCAATCATATGCGAGATATGTGCCCTTGTCTG GTACAGTTTAAGTTATATTCCTTTTGCCCGTAGAATGGTTTCAAATGTCACAATCCGTCTTTTTGACACTGAAATCTAG
- the LOC101253678 gene encoding sister chromatid cohesion protein PDS5 homolog D-like, producing MRSIFSLLLTCPLFTSTGVNFWGLLIFYFFFGFAVLLFLLRLLWKKEMGALAHVSVSDEEEERNKKLLEAGNELLQQPTSSSSTEELLEKLDNLEHLLSMVKQVPPASARDAFRPAMEALVADGLLRHPDIDVKVSVASCISEIMRITAPDQPYDDSRLTDFFELAVLAFGKLSCLDSRCYSKAVSIIEVLAKYRTCVLMWDLELDVLIVQMFQHFLNSIRPDHPDQVFMDIEEIMSIIIKESEEIPMQLLNILISSVKKDNQNVSPRSYMLGERVLQESAIKLHPYLPKAVRSLGISINNYSEVVELIWIEALESKTTVENAPEELAPHAAPDIVAPFLDQSPILLGKDDPKHKDNDVVLETDTILKESEHGDAMKQQKSTDSRTTSQSKNLRFVNAAAKKAVDPEATQTSKKRGWKPNFLNKPEEGYDHAWVSGERRSKARILLKGCGKDTKKRSSCSPKCAISKGLYGEEKTPIVTCIKRHQKEKNDKSISARDAPGAITKKKVSQPTSVASEEFAVVKALEEKHEKDDKKNIPATYCDKRRRLSVNESGDEALGFVFSITKESNFAKTSKDQRKRKSSPSQEKALGSVSNSKERTSPKTSKEQRKRKNLPSQEEALGSVSNTKERTSPKTSKEQRERKNLPSQEEALGSVSIIKHSNFPKSSKKQCKRKNPPSQKEDSADKVVREHGKELVGCRVRVWWPLDQVFYEGLVTDFDHSEKKHTVIYGDGDQEILNLTKERWELVDNDNASDPIHEIAPGPSDLSDMRLGCIIDSYRQTRKKKKALNVANDVPLLTPGTESKKNAGSKTKLYSGKATDDLMTPIMTTQHNSTPKGVHQNKGIKVEGSESGEDENPRSLTTTIKVSPEDGDVSSELVDVHGYKVKVSNAPILAAIFAKYGDIAVNCQCKSVAARASLLDVVSDVVRRLKTSDVSFSSIKAMRSVVSDAVDAKLDVAWLQQYLDEISEEEDMEKKSSLLMALRETTKLVSKAAKKDLVERNNEVLAAEKRLKKAERRLQEAQNRAGEVQRSVKVFEILGEKVQQDIKEAKDQEQYWLSRLSELLLPTTVLSLY from the exons aatttagaGCATCTTTTGTCAATGGTGAAACAAGTTCCCCCTGCATCAGCACGAGATGCTTTTCGGCCTGCAATGGAAGCACTAGTTGCAGATGGACTTCTACGACATCCTGACATAGATGTGAAGGTGTCAGTTGCATCTTGCATTAGTGAGATCATGAGAATTACAGCTCCAGATCAACCATATGATGATAGCAGACTTACG GACTTTTTTGAGCTTGCAGTGTTGGCATTTGGGAAATTGTCTTGCTTGGATAGTCGCTGTTATTCAAAGGCTGTCTCTATTATTGAAGTTCTTGCAAAGTACCGAACGTGCGTGCTGATGTGGGATCTCGAGTTAGATGTGTTGATTGTTCAGATGTTTCAACATTTTCTGAATAGTATAAG GCCTGACCACCCTGATCAAGTATTCATGGACATCGAGGAAATAATGAGCATTATAATAAAAGAGAGTGAAGAAATTCCAATGCAGCTTCTGAACATCCTCATTAGTAGTGTTAAGAAGGATAACCAG AATGTTTCACCTCGTTCCTATATGTTGGGAGAGAGAGTTCTTCAAGAAAGTGCTATCAAACTTCATCCATATCTTCCAAAAGCAGTGAGGTCCCTCGGCATTTCCATTAACAACTACTCGGAAGTTGTTGAATTGATTTGGATTGAGGCACTTGAAAGTAAAACTACG GTGGAAAATGCTCCTGAAGAGCTTGCACCACATGCTGCACCTGACATAGTTGCTCCGTTCTTAGATCAATCACCTATTTTGCTAGGGAAAGATGATCCCAAGCATAAAGACAATGATGTCGTTCTAGAGACAGATACAATTTTAAAGGAATCAGAACATGGAGATGCAATGAAGCAGCAAAAAAGTACTGATTCAAGGACCACCTCGCAATCTAAAAACTTGAGGTTCGTAAATGCAGCAGCCAAAAAAGCAGTAGATCCAGAAGCTACGCAGACTTCAAAGAAAAGAGGTTGGAAGCCTAATTTTTTGAACAAACCAGAGGAAGGATACGATCATGCTTGGGTAAGTGGAGAAAGGAGGTCAAAAGCCCGTATTCTCTTGAAGGGTTGTGGGAAAGATACTAAAAAGAGAAGTAGTTGTTCACCTAAATGTGCAATCTCCAAAGGATTGTATGGTGAGGAGAAGACTCCAATAGTGACTTGTATAAAGAGACAccaaaaggagaaaaatgaCAAATCAATTTCAGCAAGAGATGCACCAGGAGCTATAACCAAGAAGAAAGTCTCACAACCTACATCGGTTGCTTCAGAAGAATTTGCTGTTGTGAAGGCATTAGAAGAGAAACATGAAAAAGACGACAAGAAAAATATACCAGCCACATATTGTGATAAAAGACGGAGGTTATCCGTTAATGAATCAGGGGATGAG GCATTGGGATTTGTCTTCTCAATCACCAAAGAAAGCAACTTTGCAAAAACCTCGAAGGATCAACGGAAAAGGAAGAGTTCACCATCACAAGAAAAG GCATTAGGTTCCGTCTCAAACTCCAAAGAAAGAACCTCCCCGAAAACCTCTAAAGAACAACGTAAAAGAAAGAACTTGCCATCACAAGAAGAG GCATTAGGTTCTGTCTCAAACACCAAAGAAAGAACCTCCCCCAAAACCTCTAAAGAACAACGCGAAAGGAAGAACTTGCCATCACAAGAAGAG GCATTGGGTTCTGTGTCAATCATCAAGCATAGCAATTTCCCCAAAAGCTCTAAAAAACAATGTAAAAGGAAGAACCCGCCATCACAGAAAGAG GATTCTGCGGATAAAGTTGTCAGAGAGCATGGGAAGGAGCTCGTTGGCTGCAGAGTAAGGGTTTGGTGGCCACTTGATCAAGT GTTCTATGAAGGACTTGTCACTGATTTTGACCATTCAGAGAAGAAGCACACG GTGATCTATGGAGATGGCGATCAAGAAATTCTTAATCTTACAAAGGAGCGCTGGGAACTAGTTGACAATGACAATGCATCAGATCCT ATACACGAGATTGCTCCTGGTCCAAGTGATTTGTCTGACAT GCGCCTTGGTTGCATTATTGATTCATATCGCCaaacaaggaaaaaaaagaag GCTTTGAATGTTGCTAATGATGTGCCGTTGCTAACTCCTGGTACTGAAAGCAAGAAGAATGCAGGCAGCAAAACAAAGTTATATAGT GGGAAAGCAACTGACGATCTGATGACTCCAATAAT GACCACGCAGCATAATTCAACTCCAAAAGGAGTGCACCAAAATAAAGGGATCAAGGTTGAAGGTTCAGAATCTGGAGAAGACGAAAATCCAAGGAGTTTGACAACAACTATAAAGGTGTCGCCCGAAGATGGTGATGTGTCCAGTGAGCTGGTGGATGTGCATGGCTATAAAGTAAAAGTGAGCAATGCTCCTATACTTGCTGCCATTTTTGCCAAGTATGGTGACATTGCAGTCAACTGTCAATGTAAATCAGTGGCTGCCAGAGCTTCCCTGCTTGATGTTGTTAGTGATGTTGTCAGGCGGCTGAAAACCAGTGATGTTAGTTTTTCTTCCATTAAAGCCATGAGATCTGTAGTCTCTGATGCTGTGGATGCCAAGCTTGATGTAGCTTGGTTGCAACAATATCTTGATGAGATTTCTGAAGAGGAGGATATGGAGAAAAAGTCTTCTTTACTAATGGCGTTAAGAGAGACTACCAAGCTCGTCTCTAAAGCAGCTAAAAAGGATTTGGTAGAAAGGAACAATGAGGTCTTAGCAGCAGAGAAACGACTCAAAAAGGCTGAAAGGCGCTTGCAAGAGGCCCAAAACCGAGCGGGAGAGGTGCAAAGATCTGTCAAAGTATTTGAAATACTGGGTGAAAAAGTTCAGCAGGACATCAAGGAGGCGAAGGATCAAGAACAATATTGGCTGAGTAGGTTGAGTGAGCTTTTATTGCCTACAACTGTTTTATCCCTCTACTAA